From Pusillibacter faecalis, one genomic window encodes:
- a CDS encoding LysR family transcriptional regulator substrate-binding protein: MENAKKILSIRDETYNRIYDIAAYRKGSISIGVSPGRSPMIVSKIYPQFQREFPGFNIQVFDISNAQTKEMLIQGTLDLGFLLLSDKEISARLPISHLAITQEDMYLVTSKNHPMAARYHNGSQGRMIDLRLFQNETFALPTKGAKIRLFVDEIFASYGISPNVCYQVYNIQSIITVVSESRLCTIIPAGFLPDNENLIYFRLKPNRFMEFSICWNSNHRMTTAEKFFVELCQKVYL; this comes from the coding sequence GTGGAAAACGCAAAAAAAATACTCTCCATTCGGGATGAGACTTATAATCGAATTTATGATATTGCCGCTTACCGCAAGGGTTCCATCTCAATCGGAGTCTCTCCTGGCCGCAGCCCCATGATTGTCTCTAAGATCTATCCCCAGTTTCAAAGGGAGTTTCCGGGTTTTAATATTCAGGTCTTTGATATCAGCAATGCCCAAACAAAGGAAATGCTGATCCAAGGCACTCTAGATCTGGGATTCCTTCTCCTTTCTGATAAGGAGATTTCTGCAAGGCTTCCTATCTCTCACCTTGCTATAACGCAAGAAGATATGTATCTAGTTACCTCCAAAAATCACCCCATGGCCGCTCGGTACCATAACGGCTCTCAGGGGCGTATGATTGATTTGAGACTCTTTCAAAACGAAACATTTGCATTGCCGACAAAGGGTGCTAAAATTCGCCTGTTTGTAGATGAGATATTCGCTTCCTACGGTATCAGTCCCAATGTTTGTTACCAGGTGTACAATATCCAGTCCATTATTACCGTGGTCAGTGAGAGCAGGCTATGCACCATTATTCCCGCTGGCTTTTTGCCGGACAATGAAAACCTGATCTATTTCCGGCTGAAGCCTAACCGCTTTATGGAATTTTCTATTTGCTGGAATTCAAATCATCGCATGACCACTGCGGAGAAATTTTTTGTTGAGCTATGTCAGAAGGTCTATCTCTAA
- a CDS encoding HEPN domain-containing protein produces MKKLKDLLNQIGDFHFQSGKGGKDKVDFIGTLVNKDNHVIVQARIEKKNLDCMEQKTPFQIWGEISGTNVTLLDNYIIITSYYAHSDYIEIAADPSEIVIGRSYDGNLFVTNISASIATMNNMFSDRVFNENVCFTKENPTVLSFAYPEDIEAMDTDGTLRLYRGFSHNWSRHGIEYRYLPYIDYVFSKPTSIRDAIAKIACARNLLSFFADYYLPLENLLFSDEQTVDAKNFPGYCDCQLYLNHKEDIEVPEEPFLIMANKFSENFSEVWTNWLKFYADSIYIPTLFYEIICNRSTRINRFLNLTQAIELYSVHYRDEHTKYIAQADGCRRKPIPLKYRIEDVLAQINGTLEISKERRRRLARAISNDRNFFTHYNEQRYTEPSFEEISAANRVLRYVLLSIVYKVVGIRDDYIKECKNRLNYSTFERDVSVILKERQDINYTSWTE; encoded by the coding sequence ATGAAAAAACTAAAAGATTTGCTCAACCAAATTGGGGACTTCCATTTCCAAAGTGGTAAAGGTGGTAAAGATAAGGTTGATTTTATTGGTACTTTGGTTAACAAGGATAACCATGTAATAGTTCAAGCGCGAATCGAAAAGAAAAATCTGGATTGTATGGAACAGAAAACTCCATTTCAAATTTGGGGGGAAATTAGCGGGACAAATGTTACATTACTTGATAATTATATTATTATAACCTCATACTACGCTCATTCGGATTATATAGAGATTGCTGCAGATCCGTCAGAAATAGTTATTGGGAGAAGTTATGACGGTAATCTATTTGTCACGAACATTTCTGCCTCAATAGCAACAATGAATAATATGTTTTCTGATAGAGTATTTAACGAAAATGTTTGCTTCACAAAGGAAAATCCCACTGTATTGAGTTTTGCCTATCCGGAAGATATCGAGGCCATGGACACGGACGGAACCCTTCGCTTGTACCGAGGGTTTTCTCATAACTGGTCAAGGCATGGAATTGAGTATAGGTACCTTCCATATATTGACTATGTGTTTTCAAAACCGACCAGTATCAGAGATGCTATTGCAAAAATTGCTTGTGCGAGAAATCTATTATCTTTTTTTGCTGACTATTACCTGCCATTAGAAAATCTGTTGTTTTCTGATGAACAAACAGTTGATGCTAAAAATTTTCCTGGATATTGTGATTGTCAATTATATTTAAATCATAAGGAGGATATTGAAGTCCCAGAGGAACCTTTTCTAATTATGGCCAATAAGTTTTCTGAAAACTTTTCTGAAGTGTGGACTAATTGGTTGAAATTTTACGCTGATAGCATATATATTCCAACGCTCTTTTACGAGATCATCTGTAACCGCTCTACTCGTATTAACCGTTTTCTGAACTTAACGCAGGCTATCGAATTGTACTCTGTCCACTATCGAGATGAACATACAAAATATATTGCACAAGCGGATGGTTGCAGGAGGAAACCAATTCCATTGAAATATCGCATTGAAGATGTTTTAGCGCAGATCAATGGCACCCTTGAGATTTCAAAAGAGAGAAGAAGACGGTTGGCTCGTGCAATCAGCAATGATAGAAACTTTTTTACGCATTACAACGAGCAACGGTATACTGAACCATCGTTTGAAGAAATATCTGCCGCTAACAGAGTTTTGAGATATGTCCTACTTTCAATTGTATACAAGGTTGTAGGCATTCGTGATGACTATATCAAGGAATGCAAGAATAGATTGAATTACAGCACTTTTGAGAGAGATGTATCTGTAATCTTAAAAGAACGACAAGATATCAATTACACATCTTGGACGGAATAA
- a CDS encoding recombinase family protein codes for MSGYVIKIPQEEENRTIWSRQLRVAAYCRVSTPYEEQQKSLEKQIEYFTQYIKRNPFWRFVAVYADNASGLHAKNRPGYQKMLKDCRKGKIDLILVKSLSRFGRDAKETMTTIRRLKQMGIGVYIELGGINTLTSPDSVVDLYAAFDQAESQNKSDNIKFGLRRRMKSGKAMLNHSQFLGYTKGPDGVLQVVPEEAEIVRKIFDLYVQGNGVRKIKRYLEEHGIKTVTGKREWGTSTIDRMLSNEKYIGQVLMQKSYTPDFLTGKQVKNDGQLDMYMVEDAHEAIIDRETFNRVQEMKGHIKHTVQMEQTL; via the coding sequence ATGTCTGGATATGTGATCAAGATTCCACAAGAGGAAGAGAACCGTACTATTTGGAGTCGGCAATTAAGAGTCGCCGCTTATTGTCGGGTCAGCACTCCTTACGAAGAACAACAGAAAAGTTTGGAAAAGCAAATCGAGTACTTTACACAATACATCAAGAGAAATCCCTTTTGGAGGTTTGTCGCTGTGTATGCGGACAATGCCTCTGGGCTCCACGCGAAGAATCGGCCCGGATACCAAAAGATGCTGAAAGACTGCCGGAAAGGTAAAATTGATTTGATCCTTGTTAAGTCGCTGAGCCGCTTTGGAAGAGATGCAAAAGAAACCATGACTACGATTAGGAGGTTGAAGCAAATGGGTATTGGAGTGTATATTGAACTGGGCGGGATCAATACACTAACATCTCCGGACAGTGTCGTTGATCTGTATGCCGCATTTGATCAAGCAGAGAGTCAGAACAAAAGCGACAATATCAAGTTCGGTTTGCGCCGACGGATGAAAAGCGGAAAGGCTATGCTGAACCATTCTCAATTTCTTGGCTATACAAAAGGACCAGACGGTGTATTGCAGGTGGTCCCGGAGGAGGCGGAGATTGTACGGAAGATATTTGATCTCTATGTGCAGGGGAACGGTGTACGGAAGATCAAACGCTACCTGGAAGAACACGGGATCAAAACAGTGACAGGGAAAAGGGAGTGGGGTACTTCCACCATTGACCGGATGTTGAGTAACGAGAAGTACATCGGGCAGGTGCTAATGCAGAAAAGCTATACGCCGGATTTCCTGACTGGGAAGCAGGTCAAAAACGATGGACAGTTGGATATGTACATGGTGGAGGATGCTCATGAAGCAATCATTGACAGAGAAACTTTTAATCGAGTGCAGGAGATGAAAGGGCACATCAAACATACAGTACAAATGGAGCAGACGTTGTGA
- a CDS encoding tetratricopeptide repeat protein, which yields MECYRCENPDCGFTLEEEPDVCPHCGGTFFLRIDEEEMTASDWVSLGGQAVDEKRDTDALAYYQRASAMGDVQGLTNLGWCFEAGVGVEADPKQAVVLYAQAAAREYVPALTNLGYCYTYGIGVEKDLAKALECFRKGAEQGFPRAQFLLAEAYRQGEGVEQSDVEAVKWYQSAAWLGYPGAQTELGRCLEFGTGIQEDLEQAVKWYRSAAESGHAPGQCCLGFCYEAGRGVEQSWEEAVRWYRAAAEQDYPRAQCNLAWCLEYGKGAERDYAAAAELYRAAAERGYPRGQLCMGLCCERGRGVPVDKAAAAAWYRKGAEQEDEECSCCLGYLYEVGEGVEQSWEEAVQWYRKAAEMGLARAQCNLAWCYEHGKGVELQMEEAFCWYQKAAEQDDARGLFSVARAYDYGRGVAQDWKEAVYWYQKAVDAGSAYAMCDLGVCYERGEGVQQDYAKAAELYRQAAEAGNPPGQCNLGYLYEIGQGVEQNWEEAVRWYGAAARQGLARAQCNLAWCYEYGKGVEQSGTRAVHWYRQAAEQEDPRGMFCMGVCYKRGIGVAQDWEEAVRWYQKAAGTGYAAAQCNLGVCYERGEGVEKDIARAVELYRQAAEQEDAAGQCNLGYLYEIGCGVEKDFAQAVKWYEKSAASGYSRAQCNLGVCCEFGNGTAKDPAKAAWLYRQAAEQGDRVGACNLGYLYETGVGVQQSWEEAVRWYRQAAEQDDSRAQYHLGWCYEQGKGVEKDQTAAVAWYRRAAEREDPSSLCALGRCYETGSGVEKDERHAVEIYRQAAEMNDAEGQYRLGRCYYYGIGISKDIHQAVQWLTKSAAQGSRQGEFFLGQCYENGEGVPRDEKKALDLYRSSADQGSDLARKALERLTGKPGAGSESRGRGGLFKGLLGGWRR from the coding sequence ATGGAATGTTATCGTTGTGAAAATCCGGACTGTGGTTTTACACTGGAAGAGGAGCCGGATGTTTGTCCCCACTGCGGCGGGACGTTTTTCCTGCGGATTGATGAGGAGGAAATGACTGCCAGTGACTGGGTGTCTCTGGGCGGGCAGGCAGTAGACGAAAAGCGGGACACGGACGCCCTGGCGTATTACCAGCGAGCATCAGCCATGGGGGATGTTCAGGGCCTGACCAACCTGGGCTGGTGTTTTGAGGCTGGTGTGGGCGTGGAGGCTGATCCTAAGCAGGCCGTGGTTCTGTACGCCCAGGCTGCAGCCCGGGAGTATGTGCCGGCGCTGACAAATTTGGGGTATTGTTATACATACGGCATCGGAGTGGAAAAGGACCTTGCCAAGGCTTTGGAGTGCTTCCGCAAGGGCGCGGAACAGGGATTTCCCAGGGCACAGTTCCTGCTGGCAGAGGCTTACCGGCAGGGCGAGGGCGTGGAGCAGAGTGACGTCGAAGCGGTGAAATGGTACCAGTCTGCCGCGTGGCTGGGTTATCCCGGGGCGCAGACGGAGCTGGGACGATGTTTGGAATTCGGCACCGGCATTCAGGAGGACCTGGAACAGGCGGTGAAGTGGTATCGCAGTGCGGCAGAGAGCGGACATGCGCCTGGGCAGTGCTGTCTTGGCTTTTGTTATGAGGCGGGCCGGGGTGTGGAGCAAAGCTGGGAGGAGGCGGTCCGCTGGTACAGGGCTGCAGCGGAACAGGATTATCCCCGAGCGCAGTGTAATCTGGCCTGGTGTTTAGAATATGGGAAAGGTGCGGAGCGGGACTATGCTGCGGCAGCGGAGCTGTATCGGGCCGCCGCAGAACGCGGTTACCCGCGGGGCCAGCTCTGCATGGGACTCTGCTGTGAGCGCGGCAGGGGGGTTCCTGTGGATAAGGCGGCTGCCGCTGCATGGTATCGAAAGGGCGCGGAACAAGAGGACGAGGAGTGCAGCTGCTGTCTGGGCTACCTGTATGAGGTGGGCGAAGGCGTGGAACAGAGCTGGGAAGAGGCTGTCCAGTGGTACCGCAAAGCGGCAGAGATGGGGCTGGCCCGGGCCCAATGCAATCTGGCCTGGTGCTATGAGCACGGCAAGGGCGTGGAGCTGCAGATGGAAGAGGCGTTTTGCTGGTATCAGAAGGCTGCCGAGCAGGACGACGCCCGTGGGCTTTTCAGTGTGGCCCGCGCTTACGACTATGGCCGGGGCGTGGCACAGGACTGGAAAGAGGCGGTCTACTGGTATCAGAAGGCGGTTGACGCCGGCTCCGCGTATGCCATGTGTGATCTGGGTGTGTGTTATGAGCGAGGAGAGGGTGTTCAGCAGGACTATGCCAAGGCGGCGGAGCTGTACCGCCAGGCGGCTGAGGCTGGAAATCCACCCGGGCAGTGTAACCTAGGCTATCTCTATGAGATTGGCCAGGGTGTGGAGCAGAACTGGGAGGAAGCGGTCCGCTGGTATGGGGCCGCCGCACGGCAGGGCTTGGCCCGGGCCCAATGCAACCTGGCCTGGTGCTATGAATATGGCAAGGGCGTAGAGCAAAGTGGGACCAGAGCGGTTCATTGGTATCGCCAAGCTGCGGAACAGGAGGACCCCCGGGGGATGTTCTGCATGGGTGTGTGCTATAAGCGGGGGATCGGCGTGGCGCAGGACTGGGAAGAGGCAGTCCGCTGGTACCAGAAGGCCGCGGGCACCGGTTATGCCGCAGCCCAGTGTAATCTGGGTGTATGTTATGAACGCGGCGAGGGTGTTGAAAAAGATATTGCACGTGCGGTGGAGCTTTACCGTCAGGCAGCAGAGCAGGAAGATGCGGCGGGACAATGCAACCTAGGCTATCTCTACGAGATTGGCTGCGGCGTGGAAAAAGACTTTGCGCAGGCAGTCAAATGGTATGAAAAATCCGCTGCCAGCGGTTATTCAAGAGCGCAGTGTAATCTTGGAGTCTGCTGTGAATTTGGAAACGGCACGGCAAAAGACCCGGCGAAAGCGGCGTGGCTGTATCGCCAGGCTGCGGAACAGGGCGACCGGGTGGGAGCCTGTAATTTGGGCTACCTCTATGAGACCGGCGTTGGTGTCCAGCAGAGTTGGGAGGAGGCGGTCCGGTGGTACCGTCAGGCTGCGGAACAGGATGATTCCCGTGCCCAGTATCATTTGGGCTGGTGCTATGAACAGGGAAAAGGCGTAGAGAAGGACCAGACTGCCGCTGTAGCATGGTATCGGCGGGCGGCTGAGCGGGAAGATCCATCTTCGCTATGTGCACTGGGGCGGTGCTATGAGACTGGAAGCGGGGTTGAGAAGGATGAACGCCATGCTGTTGAGATTTACCGTCAAGCGGCGGAAATGAACGATGCTGAGGGACAATATCGGCTGGGCCGGTGCTATTATTATGGCATTGGCATTTCCAAGGACATCCATCAGGCGGTTCAGTGGCTGACGAAATCCGCAGCCCAGGGCAGCCGCCAGGGAGAGTTTTTCCTGGGGCAATGCTATGAAAACGGAGAAGGGGTGCCCCGGGACGAAAAAAAGGCCCTGGACTTATACCGCAGTTCTGCGGATCAAGGGAGTGATCTTGCACGGAAGGCGCTGGAGCGCCTTACTGGAAAACCGGGGGCAGGGTCAGAGTCTCGAGGAAGAGGCGGTCTTTTCAAAGGGCTTCTAGGCGGATGGAGACGATAA
- a CDS encoding tRNA 2-thiocytidine biosynthesis TtcA family protein, with translation MSRELTPQEIAERSLIKTYRKSLWNPFVAAVKRYELVSPGDHIAVCISGGKDSMVLAKLMQELQRHTEQPFSLTFLGMDPGYNMENRALMESNAALLGIPVEVFESDIFDVTTKVEKNPCYLCARMRRGWLYAKAQELGCNKIALGHHVSDVLETTLLGLFYGAQLQAMMPKLHSKNFPGMELIRPLYCVHEDAIIAWKNYNHLRFLQCACRFTEARDASGDGIGQSKRQEMKVLLRQLKETNPNIEKSIFRAIHGVQLDTFPGFKYRGRPHSFLENYDGTAYCEDI, from the coding sequence ATGTCCCGAGAACTCACTCCCCAGGAGATTGCCGAGCGCAGTCTCATCAAGACCTATCGAAAATCCCTGTGGAATCCTTTTGTCGCCGCAGTGAAGCGGTATGAACTAGTGTCTCCCGGCGACCATATCGCCGTATGTATTTCCGGAGGAAAAGACTCCATGGTACTGGCTAAGCTTATGCAAGAGCTGCAGCGGCACACAGAACAGCCCTTTTCCCTGACCTTTTTGGGAATGGACCCGGGCTATAACATGGAGAACCGGGCATTGATGGAGTCCAACGCGGCTTTGCTGGGAATTCCCGTGGAGGTTTTTGAAAGCGATATTTTTGATGTGACCACGAAGGTGGAGAAAAATCCCTGCTACCTGTGTGCGCGCATGCGGCGGGGATGGCTGTATGCCAAGGCGCAGGAGCTGGGCTGCAATAAGATCGCTCTGGGCCATCATGTTTCCGATGTACTGGAGACCACGCTTCTGGGACTTTTTTATGGAGCCCAGCTACAAGCCATGATGCCAAAGCTGCACAGCAAAAATTTCCCAGGGATGGAACTGATTCGTCCCTTGTATTGTGTCCACGAGGATGCCATCATTGCTTGGAAGAACTATAACCACCTGCGCTTTCTCCAGTGCGCCTGCCGCTTTACAGAGGCGCGGGACGCCTCCGGAGACGGCATTGGGCAGAGCAAGCGGCAGGAGATGAAGGTGCTGCTGCGGCAGCTGAAGGAGACGAATCCCAATATTGAAAAAAGTATTTTCCGGGCCATTCACGGCGTTCAGCTGGACACGTTTCCAGGCTTCAAATACCGGGGAAGGCCCCATTCCTTTTTAGAAAACTATGACGGCACCGCATACTGCGAGGACATCTGA
- the cls gene encoding cardiolipin synthase, whose protein sequence is MRKNQPRMEERIERRISAITSISMCALTVIAQIATTLILTHFLREKASYAYTALELLGAVVAIRVYQRSGSPSYKLVWMCLLLALPVSGMILFWLWGGTHQAKSLSLRQVPPVPQRESWRMSSEANLSRLRRQSATWGRLAAYLQKKGFLLYRNTQAKYFGDGKPFFDDLIEHLSKAEVYIFLEYYILAEGKLWDRMFSVLRERAAAGVEIHVIFDDFGNLTRFSDATLQAVQDAGIEVEVFNPVHRYVNRIYFNYRDHRKIAVIDGQFAYTGGLNIGDEYINERERFGYWKDSGVRIEGEGAWGFAAQFMQMWKMIGRTFPNEDDFYRPRHEGPETVGFCQPFTDGPLNNPDNPIEETYLQLIDSARHMLYITTPYYAVEESMQQALCIAADAGVDVRLLVPAIPDKKYAYMVAETYWGELLSHGVKIYKYTPGFLHAKSVLVDREVALVGSTNMDYRTFQLHYECGVLMYQSEAVEELLEDMDDIMAQSSLYTLEEWQKRPWLRRTAASLLRLGAIWL, encoded by the coding sequence ATGCGCAAAAACCAGCCGAGGATGGAGGAACGGATCGAACGGAGAATTTCCGCCATCACCAGCATCTCCATGTGTGCGCTGACAGTCATTGCGCAGATTGCCACCACATTGATTCTCACTCACTTTTTGCGGGAGAAGGCCAGCTACGCCTACACGGCGCTGGAGCTTTTGGGTGCTGTCGTAGCCATTCGGGTGTATCAGCGCTCTGGCAGCCCCAGCTATAAGCTGGTGTGGATGTGTTTGCTGCTGGCGCTGCCGGTCTCTGGTATGATTCTCTTCTGGCTGTGGGGTGGTACGCATCAGGCCAAAAGTCTCAGCCTGCGTCAGGTGCCTCCGGTCCCTCAGCGAGAGAGCTGGCGGATGTCCAGCGAGGCGAATCTCTCCCGCCTGCGGCGGCAGTCCGCCACCTGGGGTCGGCTTGCAGCTTATCTGCAGAAAAAAGGCTTTTTACTCTATCGAAACACGCAAGCCAAGTATTTTGGCGATGGCAAGCCCTTTTTTGATGATTTGATTGAACATCTCTCCAAGGCAGAGGTCTATATTTTCCTGGAGTACTATATCCTGGCAGAGGGGAAGCTTTGGGACCGGATGTTTTCTGTGCTGCGAGAGCGGGCCGCTGCCGGCGTAGAGATCCACGTAATTTTTGATGACTTTGGCAATTTGACCCGTTTTTCTGACGCAACGCTCCAAGCTGTGCAGGACGCGGGAATTGAGGTGGAGGTATTCAATCCGGTTCACCGCTATGTGAACCGCATCTACTTCAACTACCGGGACCACCGGAAAATTGCGGTGATTGATGGACAATTTGCCTATACTGGTGGATTGAATATCGGTGATGAATATATCAATGAAAGGGAGCGCTTTGGATACTGGAAGGACAGCGGCGTTCGAATTGAGGGAGAGGGCGCCTGGGGATTCGCCGCTCAGTTCATGCAGATGTGGAAGATGATCGGTCGTACCTTCCCCAATGAGGACGACTTCTACCGCCCCCGCCACGAGGGGCCGGAGACGGTCGGCTTCTGCCAGCCCTTCACGGACGGGCCTTTGAATAACCCGGACAACCCCATTGAGGAGACGTATCTGCAGCTGATCGACTCGGCCAGACACATGCTCTATATCACCACGCCTTACTATGCTGTGGAGGAGTCCATGCAGCAGGCGCTGTGCATTGCCGCCGACGCGGGGGTGGATGTGCGGCTGCTGGTTCCGGCGATTCCCGACAAGAAATACGCCTATATGGTGGCGGAGACCTATTGGGGGGAACTGCTGAGCCATGGGGTGAAGATCTACAAGTATACTCCTGGCTTTCTCCATGCGAAAAGCGTGCTGGTGGACCGGGAGGTGGCCTTGGTGGGCAGCACCAACATGGATTACCGCACGTTCCAGCTCCACTACGAGTGTGGTGTTTTGATGTATCAGTCCGAGGCCGTGGAGGAGTTGCTGGAGGACATGGATGATATTATGGCTCAGAGCAGCCTCTACACCCTGGAGGAGTGGCAGAAGCGCCCCTGGCTGCGGCGCACGGCGGCTTCGCTGCTGCGCTTGGGAGCTATCTGGCTGTAA
- a CDS encoding electron transfer flavoprotein subunit alpha/FixB family protein, whose product MSKDIYVVVEQRNGNIQKVTYELISEATKLAADLGEQVVAVLMGYKIADKAQSLIHYGAQKVLVLDAPVLEHYTTEPYVRGIEYVIKNYEPNIVLFGASSIGRDMAPRIAGRVHTGLTADCTRLDVEVSKYQEYLRKATNLPEEKIMALDTSDRNLKMTRPAFGGNVMATIVCRNYRPQMATVRPGVMELGEKDTSRTGEVVMVDAGLTEADMNVEILDVVKQTKKAVDITDAKILVSGGRGVGGPEGYNPLRELAAELGGEVSSSRIGVDSGWIEKDRQVGQTGKTVHPELYIACGISGAIQHQAGMEDSEFILAINTDKFCPMMQLADLGIVGDLKKIVPALTEAVKAYKAKKAAL is encoded by the coding sequence ATGAGTAAAGATATCTATGTAGTTGTTGAACAGCGCAATGGCAACATTCAGAAGGTCACATATGAGCTGATCTCTGAGGCCACCAAGCTGGCTGCCGACCTGGGTGAGCAGGTTGTTGCCGTGCTGATGGGTTACAAGATTGCCGATAAGGCCCAGTCTTTGATCCACTACGGCGCCCAGAAGGTGCTGGTCCTGGACGCTCCTGTTCTGGAGCACTACACCACCGAGCCCTATGTCCGCGGCATTGAATATGTGATCAAGAACTATGAGCCCAACATTGTTTTGTTTGGCGCCAGCAGCATTGGCCGTGACATGGCTCCCCGTATCGCGGGCCGCGTACACACCGGCCTGACCGCTGACTGCACCCGTCTGGATGTGGAGGTCAGCAAGTATCAGGAGTATCTGCGTAAGGCCACCAACCTCCCTGAGGAGAAGATCATGGCCCTGGATACCTCTGACCGCAACCTGAAGATGACCCGTCCCGCTTTCGGCGGCAACGTCATGGCCACCATTGTGTGCCGCAACTACCGTCCTCAGATGGCTACCGTCCGCCCCGGCGTGATGGAGCTGGGTGAGAAGGATACCAGCCGCACCGGCGAGGTCGTCATGGTTGACGCCGGCCTGACCGAGGCCGACATGAACGTGGAGATCCTGGACGTGGTGAAGCAGACCAAGAAGGCTGTGGATATCACCGACGCCAAGATCCTGGTCTCCGGCGGCCGCGGCGTGGGCGGTCCCGAGGGCTACAACCCCCTGCGCGAGCTGGCTGCCGAGCTGGGCGGCGAGGTTTCCTCCTCCCGTATCGGCGTGGACAGCGGCTGGATTGAGAAGGATCGTCAGGTCGGCCAGACCGGCAAGACCGTCCATCCCGAGCTGTATATCGCCTGCGGTATTTCCGGCGCGATTCAGCACCAGGCCGGTATGGAGGACTCTGAGTTCATCCTGGCTATCAACACCGACAAGTTCTGCCCCATGATGCAGCTGGCTGATCTGGGCATTGTGGGCGATCTGAAGAAGATTGTTCCCGCTCTGACCGAGGCTGTCAAGGCTTACAAGGCCAAGAAGGCCGCGCTGTAA
- a CDS encoding electron transfer flavoprotein subunit beta/FixA family protein has translation MKIVVCIKQVPDTAEVKLDPKTGTLIRDGVPSIINHDDKAGLEAALQLREKVGGTVTVVCMGPPQADVALREALAMGADDAYLLSAREFGGSDTYATATIIATGLRKIGFDLVITGRQAIDGDTAQVGPQIAEQLKIPQVSYAEQLDVDGDSVVVKRQYEDQSHMLKVKMPCLVTALSELTEPRYMHAGGIVDAYNKEITVWGFDDLKDDLNPEWIGLKGSPTNVFQSFGKKPKTAGTVLDGLSTEEAVEKIMAVLIERHII, from the coding sequence ATGAAGATTGTTGTTTGTATCAAGCAGGTCCCCGATACCGCTGAGGTTAAGCTGGACCCCAAGACTGGCACCCTGATCCGTGACGGTGTGCCCAGCATTATCAACCATGACGATAAGGCCGGCCTGGAGGCCGCTTTGCAGCTGCGCGAGAAGGTCGGCGGCACGGTCACCGTCGTATGCATGGGCCCCCCGCAGGCGGACGTCGCTCTGCGCGAGGCTCTGGCCATGGGCGCGGACGACGCCTATCTGCTGTCCGCCCGTGAGTTCGGCGGCTCTGATACCTATGCCACCGCCACCATCATCGCTACCGGTCTGCGCAAGATCGGCTTCGATCTGGTGATCACCGGCCGTCAGGCCATCGACGGCGACACCGCTCAGGTCGGTCCCCAGATCGCTGAGCAGCTGAAGATCCCCCAGGTCAGCTACGCCGAGCAGCTGGACGTGGATGGCGACAGCGTGGTTGTGAAGCGTCAGTATGAGGATCAGTCTCACATGCTGAAGGTGAAGATGCCTTGCCTGGTCACTGCTCTGTCCGAGCTGACCGAGCCCCGCTACATGCATGCTGGCGGCATCGTGGACGCTTACAACAAGGAGATCACGGTCTGGGGCTTTGACGACCTGAAGGACGACCTGAATCCCGAGTGGATCGGTCTGAAGGGTTCTCCCACCAACGTGTTCCAGTCCTTCGGCAAGAAGCCCAAGACCGCCGGTACGGTGCTGGATGGTCTGTCCACTGAGGAAGCTGTGGAGAAGATCATGGCGGTGCTGATTGAGCGCCATATCATCTAA